In Flavobacterium sp. N1736, the following are encoded in one genomic region:
- a CDS encoding efflux RND transporter permease subunit, with product MDNFFVRRPIVAIVLSIFIVIVGGLSILGTPIAQYPEIAPPLVQVSTSYRGANALNVEQAVATPIEQKVNGVENMLYMQSTNTGDGSMTLNITFDMGTDLDIATMLTQNRVNEATNKLPNDVKTTGVTTKKSLSMPMLILSLYSPNKTFDNNFLTNYASINLVDALARIKGVGEVTLYGGSNYAMRIWVKPDIMAKYNLTVPDIIQSIKEQNAISPGGKFGAPPAKDNNEFTYNVTLKDRLINPEDFENIILKSNISNQQVRLKDIGTVTLGTESYASVAKLNGSPAGTIGIKQMPGSNALEVAENVKKTIEKLSKRFPQDLKYRVSLDTTLAISEGINEIMHTLVEAIILVIIVVFIFLQNWRATLIPLLTVPVSLIGVFMLFPVLGFSINVLSLLGLVLAIGIVVDDAIVVVEAVMHHIEQGMSPKEATNLAMKEVSGPVIAIAIVLTAVFIPVALTPGITGRLYQQFAITIAISVIFSALSALTLSPALCSLLLKPNQEAKGWLGKFFDAFNRKFGAFTDKYTGFSGYLIKKTARSFIFIGILIGAIILLGGKIPGGFVPEEDQGYMFVNIELPGASSLERTSKVIEKIEHILSKNEGVEYYTSVAGFSLIKNSVATNNGFFFVALKEWKEREQDVFQILKEVNGKVVFGIPEATVFAFGPPPITGIGNAAGFSMMLQDKEGNTPQYLYENAQRFMAEARKRPEIGTIRTTFNPNVPQISLDIDREKVTELGLSLSDVNLAIGASLGGQYINEFNKFGRQYIVLLQADPSFTVNPEDINKIFVRSKENKMIPISSIATIKKESGPEFTTRFNLYRAAEIGGTPAPGFTSVEAMNALQETATKVLPAAMDYEWANMSYQEKQAEGKGNTVFIMALVFVFLILAAQYESWKLPFSVLLGTPFAVFGAFLGLYLCRLFSPDYVNNVFAQIGLVMLIGLAAKNAILIVEFAKEEYEKGMPVKEAALYAAKLRFRPILMTAFAFILGVVPLLTATGAGAQARKVMGMTVFSGMLVATILGVCLIPVLFVFIESFGKKHSKETDEPKKEE from the coding sequence ATGGATAATTTTTTTGTGAGAAGACCGATAGTCGCCATTGTACTATCCATATTTATCGTTATTGTTGGAGGGCTTTCTATACTAGGAACGCCCATTGCACAATATCCGGAAATTGCGCCGCCATTGGTTCAGGTTTCGACCAGTTATAGAGGTGCAAATGCATTAAATGTAGAACAAGCCGTTGCAACACCAATAGAACAAAAAGTAAACGGAGTTGAAAATATGCTCTACATGCAGTCGACCAATACTGGTGACGGAAGTATGACGCTCAACATTACTTTCGACATGGGAACCGATTTAGATATCGCAACGATGCTAACTCAAAACAGAGTTAACGAAGCCACTAATAAATTACCAAACGATGTAAAAACAACCGGAGTTACGACCAAAAAATCACTTTCGATGCCCATGCTGATTTTGTCGCTTTATTCTCCAAACAAAACATTCGACAATAATTTCCTGACCAATTATGCCAGCATTAACCTTGTAGATGCATTGGCACGTATTAAAGGAGTTGGAGAAGTTACACTTTACGGAGGAAGCAATTATGCCATGAGAATTTGGGTCAAGCCCGATATAATGGCCAAATACAACCTGACTGTTCCTGATATTATCCAATCCATAAAAGAACAAAATGCCATTTCGCCGGGAGGAAAATTTGGTGCTCCGCCCGCCAAAGACAACAACGAATTCACATACAACGTAACTTTAAAAGACCGTTTGATAAATCCCGAAGATTTTGAAAACATTATTTTAAAATCGAACATCAGCAACCAGCAAGTTCGGCTTAAAGATATTGGAACCGTAACATTAGGAACCGAAAGTTATGCCTCAGTAGCAAAATTAAATGGGAGTCCCGCAGGAACCATCGGAATCAAACAAATGCCGGGTTCAAATGCTTTAGAAGTTGCCGAAAATGTCAAAAAAACAATCGAAAAATTAAGCAAACGTTTTCCTCAGGATTTAAAATATCGCGTTTCGCTGGATACAACTTTAGCCATTTCTGAAGGAATCAACGAAATCATGCATACGCTGGTCGAAGCTATAATACTGGTAATCATCGTCGTTTTTATCTTTTTGCAAAACTGGCGCGCGACTTTAATTCCACTCTTAACCGTACCCGTTTCTTTGATTGGAGTTTTCATGCTTTTTCCTGTTTTAGGATTTTCCATAAATGTACTTTCACTTTTAGGATTAGTGCTTGCCATTGGTATTGTCGTCGATGATGCAATTGTCGTCGTCGAGGCCGTAATGCATCACATTGAGCAAGGCATGTCTCCAAAAGAAGCCACAAATCTGGCAATGAAAGAAGTTTCAGGACCCGTAATTGCCATCGCAATTGTGTTAACAGCCGTATTTATCCCAGTTGCATTAACACCCGGAATAACCGGAAGACTTTATCAGCAATTTGCCATTACAATTGCTATATCAGTTATATTCTCTGCTTTAAGCGCATTAACTTTAAGTCCGGCTTTATGTTCTCTTTTATTAAAGCCAAATCAGGAAGCAAAAGGCTGGCTTGGAAAATTCTTCGATGCTTTTAATCGAAAGTTTGGAGCTTTTACAGACAAATACACTGGTTTTTCAGGTTACTTAATCAAAAAAACAGCCCGTAGTTTTATTTTTATCGGAATTCTTATTGGAGCCATTATACTTTTGGGAGGAAAAATTCCGGGCGGATTTGTTCCTGAAGAAGATCAGGGATATATGTTTGTGAATATTGAGCTTCCCGGCGCTTCATCTTTAGAAAGAACCAGTAAAGTAATTGAAAAAATCGAACATATATTATCTAAAAATGAAGGTGTTGAATATTATACTTCAGTCGCAGGATTTAGTTTAATTAAAAATTCAGTTGCAACCAATAACGGGTTTTTCTTTGTTGCGTTAAAGGAATGGAAAGAACGGGAACAGGACGTTTTTCAAATTTTAAAAGAAGTAAACGGAAAAGTGGTTTTTGGAATTCCCGAAGCAACGGTTTTCGCTTTTGGTCCTCCGCCAATTACCGGAATTGGAAATGCCGCCGGATTCTCGATGATGCTTCAGGACAAAGAAGGAAACACACCGCAATATCTTTACGAAAATGCTCAAAGATTTATGGCAGAAGCCAGGAAACGACCGGAAATTGGAACCATCAGAACAACTTTTAATCCAAATGTGCCACAAATTAGTTTGGATATTGATCGGGAAAAAGTCACGGAACTTGGTCTTTCCTTATCCGATGTAAATCTTGCCATTGGAGCCAGTTTGGGAGGACAATATATTAACGAGTTTAACAAATTTGGACGTCAATATATTGTTTTGCTACAGGCAGATCCAAGTTTTACCGTAAATCCGGAAGACATCAATAAAATATTTGTTCGAAGTAAAGAAAACAAAATGATTCCGATTTCGAGTATTGCCACAATCAAAAAAGAAAGCGGTCCCGAATTTACAACCCGATTCAATTTGTATCGTGCAGCAGAAATTGGCGGAACGCCAGCGCCGGGATTTACATCTGTTGAAGCCATGAATGCTTTGCAGGAAACGGCCACAAAAGTTTTGCCCGCAGCGATGGATTATGAGTGGGCAAATATGAGTTATCAGGAAAAACAAGCCGAAGGAAAAGGAAACACCGTATTTATAATGGCTTTAGTTTTTGTGTTTTTAATACTTGCCGCTCAATACGAAAGCTGGAAACTTCCGTTTAGTGTACTTCTCGGAACTCCATTTGCCGTTTTTGGCGCCTTTTTAGGATTGTATCTCTGCCGATTATTTAGCCCGGATTATGTCAATAATGTATTCGCGCAAATTGGTCTTGTTATGTTAATTGGTTTAGCCGCAAAAAATGCCATTTTGATTGTCGAGTTTGCCAAAGAAGAATATGAAAAAGGAATGCCGGTAAAAGAAGCTGCGTTATACGCTGCAAAACTCCGTTTCCGTCCAATTTTAATGACTGCTTTTGCTTTTATACTTGGAGTAGTTCCGTTACTAACAGCAACCGGAGCCGGAGCGCAAGCCAGAAAAGTAATGGGAATGACCGTTTTTAGCGGAATGCTCGTAGCCACTATTTTAGGCGTTTGCCTAATTCCTGTGTTGTTTGTATTTATTGAAAGTTTTGGTAAAAAACATTCAAAAGAAACTGATGAACCTAAAAAAGAGGAATGA
- a CDS encoding efflux transporter outer membrane subunit codes for MMKNLKLVAALLLIAIFPFGCMVGPKYAKPEHPKPESFLYGDHSTDTTASVRMIKWSTIFNDPILIGLIEKGLQNNFDLKIAVARLEQAKANLGIAKADLYPAFQYSGQVNSAESFLQASSAFANMSWELDFWGKYRHQSKAFQADLLATDEARKVVLSNIVSNIAISYFELRDFDNQLEITIHTLETRQKAYDIINERFKSGYVAELDKVQIEQQVAIAEANIPAIKRQITALENSISILIGQVPQPIERGKTNSELLILTTFPTSVPSALLENRPDVKATELSYRAANERIGVAQAMRYPSFNIAALAGFTSVMVGDLFNDASYLQNVGAGVTGPIFNFGKNKRRVDVNRQIAEERKFDFQKTYLTAISEVENSLQNVAMYKEEWTARNKQVIAAQKNYDLSNARYYNGYVSYLEVLDAQRSLFEAQLSLSQLTQKQLSSMVQLYKALGGGWN; via the coding sequence ATGATGAAAAATCTAAAATTAGTAGCAGCATTACTTTTGATAGCCATTTTTCCTTTCGGATGCATGGTTGGACCAAAATATGCTAAGCCGGAACACCCCAAACCAGAAAGTTTTCTATATGGCGATCATAGCACTGATACTACTGCATCAGTAAGAATGATAAAATGGTCCACAATTTTTAATGACCCGATTTTAATTGGATTAATCGAAAAAGGGCTTCAAAATAATTTCGATTTGAAAATTGCTGTGGCACGTCTGGAACAAGCTAAAGCTAATCTGGGAATCGCCAAAGCCGATTTATATCCTGCTTTTCAATATTCAGGACAAGTAAATAGTGCGGAATCCTTTCTTCAAGCCAGTTCTGCTTTTGCAAATATGTCTTGGGAATTAGATTTTTGGGGGAAATACCGCCATCAAAGCAAAGCTTTTCAAGCAGATCTTTTAGCTACTGATGAAGCCAGAAAAGTTGTCCTTTCGAATATAGTCAGCAATATTGCTATTTCGTATTTTGAATTACGCGATTTTGACAATCAGTTAGAAATTACCATTCATACTTTAGAAACCAGACAAAAAGCCTATGATATCATAAACGAGCGTTTTAAAAGTGGTTATGTAGCCGAATTAGATAAAGTTCAAATCGAACAGCAAGTCGCAATTGCCGAAGCGAATATTCCAGCAATTAAGAGGCAAATTACAGCGCTCGAAAATTCTATTTCAATATTAATCGGACAAGTTCCGCAACCTATAGAAAGAGGAAAAACCAACAGCGAATTATTGATTCTAACTACTTTTCCAACTTCAGTTCCATCGGCATTACTTGAAAACCGACCTGATGTAAAAGCCACTGAACTTTCATACAGAGCGGCAAACGAAAGAATTGGAGTTGCACAAGCCATGAGATATCCCTCGTTTAATATTGCAGCACTTGCCGGTTTTACAAGTGTTATGGTAGGAGATTTATTCAATGATGCTTCTTATTTGCAAAATGTTGGCGCCGGAGTAACTGGTCCGATTTTCAACTTTGGAAAAAACAAACGACGTGTTGATGTCAACCGTCAAATCGCCGAAGAAAGAAAATTTGATTTCCAAAAAACCTATTTGACAGCAATTTCTGAAGTCGAAAATTCATTGCAAAATGTAGCAATGTATAAAGAAGAATGGACCGCAAGAAATAAACAAGTAATCGCTGCGCAAAAAAATTACGATTTATCAAATGCCAGATATTATAACGGTTACGTATCGTATTTAGAAGTCTTAGATGCTCAACGATCGTTATTTGAAGCACAACTAAGCCTGTCTCAATTAACACAAAAACAATTAAGCTCTATGGTTCAATTGTACAAAGCACTTGGAGGAGGCTGGAATTAG
- a CDS encoding efflux RND transporter periplasmic adaptor subunit, which produces MLTILTFIRMNALKLPKPFFPILIFLTIFISCKKEEKKAPPPMQAPFVTVKSQDVPIYKDFAGQTFGDLDIELIARVDGILTGMYFKEGQKVKKGQLLYTIDPLEYETKVEQARGQVAVAQSGLVNAEEELKRIRPLADMNAVSKRELDAAVAKEKAAKSNYASVVASLKNQQIERGYANIKSPIDGVIGLSNARLGDYITKVGNSSKLNTVSKLEKVRVQFTVSESDYLKYQKQTKAGERITDLQLILSDGSTHPEKGSLNFSDTKIDPTTGTVTIEAQFPNPDGTLRSGQFAKVRVLLRTQKDAIVVPQKAVTEIQGLFQVSIIDDKNTIQTRMVEVGQKIGVDWIITKGLKPNEKVAIIGNQFIQPGSQVVPVPYVADKDKKQIASSLND; this is translated from the coding sequence ATGTTAACAATTTTAACATTTATACGTATGAATGCTTTAAAACTACCAAAACCATTTTTCCCCATTCTTATATTTTTAACAATTTTCATCTCTTGCAAAAAAGAAGAAAAGAAAGCGCCACCGCCCATGCAAGCACCTTTTGTAACCGTCAAAAGTCAAGATGTGCCAATCTATAAGGATTTTGCCGGACAAACGTTTGGAGATTTAGACATTGAACTGATTGCGAGAGTCGACGGAATTTTGACCGGAATGTATTTTAAAGAAGGTCAAAAAGTCAAAAAAGGACAACTCCTCTATACTATTGACCCGTTGGAATATGAAACTAAAGTAGAACAAGCGCGCGGACAAGTTGCTGTTGCCCAAAGTGGTTTGGTTAATGCCGAGGAAGAATTAAAGCGAATTCGGCCGCTTGCAGATATGAACGCTGTAAGTAAACGAGAATTAGATGCGGCTGTAGCCAAAGAAAAAGCGGCAAAATCAAACTACGCGAGTGTTGTCGCAAGCTTAAAAAACCAACAAATAGAACGAGGTTATGCTAATATAAAATCTCCAATTGATGGCGTAATCGGACTTTCGAATGCGAGATTAGGCGACTATATTACGAAAGTCGGAAACTCTTCAAAATTAAACACCGTTTCAAAACTCGAAAAAGTCAGAGTGCAATTTACCGTAAGTGAATCTGATTATTTAAAATACCAAAAACAAACCAAAGCCGGAGAACGTATTACAGATCTTCAATTAATACTTTCTGACGGAAGTACACATCCTGAAAAAGGAAGTTTAAACTTCTCCGATACCAAAATCGATCCGACAACAGGAACTGTAACTATTGAAGCACAATTTCCAAATCCGGATGGGACTTTACGTTCCGGACAATTTGCCAAAGTGCGTGTTTTACTCAGAACACAAAAGGACGCCATTGTTGTTCCTCAAAAAGCAGTAACTGAAATTCAGGGACTTTTTCAGGTTTCAATAATTGATGATAAAAACACCATTCAAACCCGAATGGTTGAAGTTGGTCAAAAGATAGGCGTTGACTGGATTATTACAAAAGGATTAAAACCCAATGAAAAAGTAGCCATAATTGGCAATCAGTTTATACAGCCGGGGTCGCAAGTTGTTCCGGTTCCTTATGTGGCAGACAAAGACAAAAAACAGATTGCATCATCTCTAAATGACTAA
- a CDS encoding MerC domain-containing protein yields MKKTTTHLYDILGISSATVCLVHCLVFPLLTILPLGLNHNPFIDLIFAIIGCFAIFKIIKKSNLLVATVLLISMVLIWISVLSEIILDIHLDLIFIGGTGMIIGHFLNYKSHRNRNH; encoded by the coding sequence ATGAAGAAAACCACCACACATCTTTACGATATTTTAGGAATTTCAAGCGCCACCGTTTGTTTGGTTCATTGTTTGGTTTTTCCGCTTCTGACAATTCTGCCTTTAGGATTAAATCACAATCCATTTATAGATTTAATTTTTGCCATAATAGGATGTTTTGCCATTTTCAAAATTATTAAAAAATCGAATCTTTTAGTAGCAACTGTTCTGCTTATTTCGATGGTTTTAATTTGGATTAGTGTTTTGAGTGAAATCATTCTCGACATTCATCTGGATTTAATTTTTATCGGTGGAACCGGAATGATCATCGGACATTTTTTAAACTATAAATCGCATAGAAACAGAAATCATTAA
- a CDS encoding thioredoxin family protein: protein MKKLALMIFFLGITSTGFCQLKSRSFEEVDSLQQIQKKKIVVFIHTDWCQFCQRMKNTTFKNEEIIEDLNSNFYFIDFNAEEKRNITFNDQTFKYQPSGNNVGVHELALQLGTMNNQIVYPVLCVLNEKNEIILQYSNYLNAKDFKLVLEKLKE from the coding sequence ATGAAAAAGCTGGCTTTAATGATCTTCTTTTTAGGAATTACTTCAACGGGATTCTGCCAACTTAAAAGCCGATCTTTTGAGGAAGTGGATAGTTTGCAGCAAATTCAAAAGAAAAAAATAGTCGTTTTCATTCATACCGATTGGTGTCAGTTTTGTCAAAGAATGAAAAACACTACTTTCAAGAATGAGGAAATTATTGAAGATCTGAATTCCAATTTCTATTTTATTGATTTTAATGCCGAGGAAAAACGGAATATAACGTTTAATGATCAAACATTTAAATATCAGCCGTCAGGAAATAATGTTGGCGTTCATGAACTGGCTTTGCAATTAGGAACAATGAACAATCAAATTGTGTATCCGGTTTTATGTGTGTTGAATGAAAAAAACGAAATCATTCTTCAATACAGCAATTACCTCAATGCAAAGGATTTTAAACTTGTTTTGGAAAAACTAAAAGAATAA
- a CDS encoding BrxA/BrxB family bacilliredoxin, protein MYPEEMVKPMQAELTAAGFQDLHSADAVDNAIKAEGTTLVVVNSVCGCAARNARPGAKMSLEGAKKPDHLITVFAGVDKEAVDAARQHMFPFPPSSPSMALFKNGELVHMLERHHIEGRPAELIAENLQDAFNEYC, encoded by the coding sequence ATGTATCCAGAAGAAATGGTAAAACCAATGCAAGCTGAACTTACTGCTGCAGGTTTTCAAGATTTACATAGTGCTGACGCTGTAGATAATGCTATCAAAGCTGAAGGTACCACTTTAGTTGTTGTAAACTCTGTTTGCGGTTGTGCTGCAAGAAATGCACGTCCGGGAGCAAAAATGAGTTTAGAAGGTGCTAAAAAACCAGATCACTTAATCACAGTTTTTGCAGGTGTTGACAAAGAAGCTGTTGATGCTGCAAGACAACATATGTTCCCTTTTCCTCCATCATCGCCATCTATGGCTTTGTTCAAAAACGGAGAATTAGTTCACATGTTAGAGCGTCACCACATCGAAGGTCGTCCAGCTGAATTAATCGCTGAGAACTTGCAAGATGCATTTAACGAGTATTGTTAA
- a CDS encoding TonB-dependent receptor — MKNSILILILFSLQFSFAQEKTSVSGFVSGEGRKIQAANVHLLGTNQKTVTDSLGYYSLENVSVGNHTIQVSYLGFQTLKKKIEVVKDAVNSLDFELTDNENQLNEIVVSGTLKAVKRLESAVPVEVYSTVFFKKNPTASIYEALQNINGVRPQLNCGVCNTGDIHINGLEGPYTLILIDGMPIVSSLSTVYGLSGIPNSLVERIEIVKGPASSLYGSEAVGGLINIITKSPTNAPVFSADYFTTSYFESNLDLGMKFNAGKKATSLLGVNYFNYDQVIDRDKDNFTDVTLSERISVFNKWNFKRNNNRLFTIAARGMYEDRWGGDIRWEKKYRGGDEIYGESIYTKRGELIGSYQLPFEEKLMLSFSGNVHYQDSRYGTTSYIANQKIGFLQLTWDKKIGRNDFLAGIANRYSYYDDNTTATKEAESTWLPGIFVQDEITLSPKSQILLGMRYDYNSIHGSIYTPRFAYRWKKNDNTIFRFNAGTGFRVVNLFTEDHAALTGSRDVVLKSNLKPEQSINANLNYIQKINFTNGTFIGIETTAFYTRFSNKIISDYETDPNKIIYDNINGYAISQGISANVDVNFPMGLKMILGATVLDNKNVENGVSERPFLTENFTATWSISYKIESLNLLLDYTGNVYSPMNLPLLSDLDPRSPKSPWYSIQNIQFTYSGWKNFELYGGIKNLLNFTPKQNNPFLISRTNDPFDKNVQYDSAGKVVVTPDNPYGLTFDTTYVYGQNQTIRGFFGLRYTLR; from the coding sequence ATGAAAAACTCAATTTTGATATTGATTTTGTTTAGTTTACAATTTTCATTTGCTCAGGAAAAGACTTCTGTTTCTGGTTTTGTTTCTGGCGAAGGAAGAAAAATACAAGCCGCGAATGTGCATTTACTGGGCACTAACCAAAAAACAGTTACCGATAGTTTGGGATATTATTCTTTAGAAAATGTCTCTGTTGGAAATCATACTATTCAGGTTTCTTATTTAGGTTTTCAAACTTTAAAAAAGAAAATTGAAGTTGTAAAAGATGCTGTAAATTCACTTGATTTTGAATTAACCGATAATGAAAACCAGCTTAACGAAATTGTAGTTTCGGGAACTTTAAAAGCAGTAAAAAGATTAGAAAGTGCCGTTCCTGTTGAGGTTTATTCAACGGTTTTCTTCAAGAAAAACCCAACGGCAAGTATTTACGAAGCGCTTCAGAATATCAACGGCGTTCGGCCACAGCTTAATTGTGGCGTTTGCAACACGGGCGATATTCACATCAATGGATTGGAAGGTCCGTATACTTTGATTTTAATTGACGGAATGCCAATTGTGAGCAGTCTTTCGACAGTTTACGGTTTATCCGGAATTCCGAATTCATTGGTAGAAAGAATTGAAATTGTAAAAGGTCCTGCATCTTCGTTGTACGGAAGTGAAGCAGTTGGCGGCTTGATCAATATTATTACTAAAAGTCCAACGAATGCTCCGGTTTTTTCTGCAGATTATTTTACTACTTCTTATTTTGAAAGCAATCTTGATTTGGGAATGAAATTTAATGCTGGAAAAAAAGCGACTTCTCTTTTAGGCGTTAATTACTTTAACTACGATCAGGTTATTGATCGGGACAAAGACAATTTTACCGATGTAACGCTGTCTGAAAGAATTTCGGTTTTTAATAAATGGAATTTTAAGAGAAATAATAATCGCCTTTTTACGATTGCAGCCCGCGGAATGTACGAAGATAGATGGGGCGGGGATATACGTTGGGAGAAAAAATACCGGGGCGGCGATGAAATTTACGGTGAAAGTATTTATACCAAACGTGGTGAATTAATTGGAAGTTATCAATTGCCTTTTGAAGAAAAACTAATGCTTTCGTTCTCCGGAAACGTTCATTATCAGGACAGCCGTTACGGAACGACATCTTATATTGCCAATCAGAAAATTGGTTTTTTGCAATTAACATGGGATAAAAAAATAGGGCGAAATGATTTCCTTGCCGGAATTGCCAATCGTTATTCGTATTATGACGATAATACCACGGCAACAAAGGAAGCAGAAAGTACCTGGTTACCCGGGATTTTTGTTCAGGATGAAATTACGCTTTCGCCAAAAAGTCAGATTTTGTTAGGAATGCGTTACGATTATAACTCCATTCACGGCTCTATTTATACGCCGAGATTTGCTTACAGATGGAAAAAGAATGATAACACTATTTTTAGATTTAATGCCGGAACCGGATTTCGGGTTGTAAATTTATTTACCGAAGATCACGCGGCACTTACAGGTTCCAGAGATGTTGTACTTAAAAGTAATTTGAAACCGGAACAATCCATTAATGCAAATCTGAATTATATTCAAAAGATAAACTTTACGAATGGCACTTTTATCGGAATTGAAACTACGGCTTTTTATACAAGATTCAGCAATAAAATTATTTCCGATTATGAAACGGATCCTAACAAAATCATTTATGACAATATCAACGGATATGCGATAAGCCAGGGAATAAGCGCGAATGTAGATGTTAATTTTCCGATGGGTTTAAAAATGATTTTAGGCGCTACGGTTTTAGATAATAAGAATGTCGAAAACGGCGTATCTGAAAGACCTTTTTTAACAGAGAATTTCACGGCAACTTGGAGTATTTCGTATAAAATAGAATCGCTAAATTTATTGTTAGATTATACAGGAAATGTTTACAGCCCAATGAATTTGCCTTTATTGAGCGATTTAGATCCGAGAAGTCCGAAATCGCCTTGGTATAGTATTCAGAATATTCAGTTCACCTATTCCGGATGGAAGAATTTTGAACTTTATGGCGGAATCAAGAATCTGTTGAATTTTACACCAAAGCAAAATAATCCGTTTTTGATTTCAAGAACGAATGATCCTTTTGATAAAAATGTGCAATATGATTCAGCAGGAAAAGTAGTGGTAACACCTGATAATCCTTATGGTTTAACTTTTGATACCACTTATGTTTACGGACAAAACCAAACTATTCGGGGATTTTTTGGATTGCGATATACTTTGAGGTAA
- a CDS encoding ArsR/SmtB family transcription factor translates to MGVTKHFDFDLETKAIGKICKALGHPTRIQIMTLLWKRNNRTCGEIVELIPLAQSTISKHLLELKKANLVNIKNEGKKIIYSIEVDNIQILKKYLTSYLSTIEISEQKKSTVLATRREIRGRNSYLKQYNYQFPDKKLKQVV, encoded by the coding sequence ATGGGAGTTACTAAACATTTCGATTTTGATCTGGAAACAAAAGCAATAGGAAAAATTTGTAAAGCACTTGGACATCCAACGCGAATTCAGATTATGACCTTGTTATGGAAAAGAAATAATAGAACTTGTGGTGAAATTGTTGAATTAATTCCATTAGCACAATCCACGATATCCAAACATTTATTAGAATTAAAAAAAGCAAATCTGGTAAATATAAAAAACGAAGGCAAAAAGATCATTTATTCTATCGAAGTTGATAACATACAAATACTTAAAAAATATTTGACGAGTTACCTTTCAACTATTGAAATTAGTGAACAAAAGAAATCTACTGTTTTAGCAACCAGACGCGAAATAAGAGGAAGAAATAGTTATTTGAAGCAATACAATTATCAATTTCCTGATAAAAAATTAAAACAGGTAGTTTAG
- a CDS encoding lycopene cyclase family protein, with translation MNSSQIKHFDYIFTGTGLAALMTVYKMALSGKFADKSILLLDENQKKSNDRTWCFWAKEETIWDSVISKRWDSALFANEDFKRNLALKPYQYNQIRGLDFYNFVFEEVSKYSNIIFLNEKVTDINELETHVFVGTEANRYTCDYLFNSIYTKTFALSQTKYPVLQQHFVGWFVKTENENFNPEEATFMDFSVEQKGNTRFMYVLPTSKSEALVEYTLFSENLLPKEEYENEIQIYLEQFGVLQYEIIEKEQGSIPMTCYPFWEKNTKRVLNIGTAGGWTKASTGYTFRNSDKKSSELVKFLERKTPSPKVSGSLRMTKFYKKNRFWFYDLLLLDILHRHNESGSGVFSSLFRNGNPALIFKFLDEETNLIEDLQVILKCPKVPFIKALFGVIFR, from the coding sequence ATGAATTCTTCGCAAATAAAACACTTCGACTACATTTTTACCGGAACGGGTTTGGCTGCTTTAATGACCGTTTATAAAATGGCTTTGTCCGGAAAGTTTGCAGATAAGTCAATTTTGCTTTTAGATGAAAATCAAAAGAAAAGCAATGACCGAACCTGGTGTTTTTGGGCAAAAGAAGAAACAATCTGGGATTCTGTTATTTCTAAAAGATGGGATTCGGCTTTATTTGCCAATGAAGATTTTAAACGCAATTTAGCGTTGAAGCCTTACCAATACAATCAAATTCGAGGATTAGATTTTTACAATTTTGTTTTTGAAGAAGTTTCAAAATATTCAAATATTATTTTTCTAAACGAAAAAGTAACGGATATTAACGAACTCGAAACCCATGTTTTTGTTGGTACGGAAGCAAATCGATACACTTGCGATTATTTATTCAACAGTATTTATACCAAAACATTTGCTCTAAGTCAGACTAAATATCCGGTTTTGCAACAACATTTTGTGGGCTGGTTTGTAAAAACTGAAAATGAAAATTTCAATCCTGAAGAAGCAACTTTTATGGATTTTTCAGTTGAACAAAAAGGCAATACGCGTTTTATGTATGTTTTGCCAACTTCTAAAAGCGAAGCTTTAGTAGAATATACTTTGTTTTCAGAAAACCTGCTTCCAAAAGAAGAATATGAAAATGAAATTCAAATTTATCTGGAGCAATTCGGCGTTCTGCAATATGAAATTATAGAAAAGGAGCAGGGAAGTATTCCAATGACATGTTATCCTTTTTGGGAAAAAAACACGAAACGAGTTCTGAATATTGGAACTGCCGGCGGTTGGACAAAGGCAAGTACAGGTTATACTTTTAGAAATTCGGACAAAAAATCATCTGAATTAGTGAAGTTTCTTGAGCGTAAAACTCCTTCTCCCAAAGTTTCGGGATCACTCAGGATGACAAAGTTTTATAAAAAAAACAGATTTTGGTTTTACGATTTATTGCTTTTGGATATTCTTCATCGCCATAATGAATCCGGAAGTGGTGTTTTTTCTTCATTATTCAGAAATGGAAATCCTGCTTTGATTTTTAAGTTTCTGGATGAAGAAACGAACTTAATCGAAGATCTTCAAGTGATTTTAAAATGTCCAAAAGTGCCATTTATTAAGGCTTTGTTTGGGGTTATATTTAGATAA